In one window of Cellulophaga sp. HaHa_2_95 DNA:
- a CDS encoding MbnP family protein, which produces MKNFKIALLALISILAISCDNDDDDAMTLTGTGEVSVTFDNGYAGNDLILGTTNAANTNGEVLTVTRLSYIVSNFSLIDVDGNEYVFPKDDSYFIISQEADLEDIALPNIPAGEYTTLKFGVGIDDEKYQQGGEGQGDLWTRAEEHNLTWSWTAGYKYINYEGTFTSETVTEETDFKVHLGRIGDLVNYEEVSLALPTTVMVSDEMDANIHLKIDASKILVATNNLKLSEKAILMTDAEKAPLVAVNASEMFAVDHVHNGNGH; this is translated from the coding sequence ATGAAAAATTTTAAAATAGCCTTACTGGCACTGATTTCTATACTTGCTATTTCTTGTGATAATGACGATGATGATGCGATGACATTAACAGGAACTGGAGAGGTTTCGGTAACTTTTGACAATGGATACGCAGGGAACGATCTAATTTTAGGAACTACGAATGCAGCAAACACTAATGGAGAAGTACTTACGGTAACCCGCCTAAGCTACATTGTGAGTAATTTTAGCTTAATAGACGTTGATGGAAACGAATATGTTTTTCCTAAAGATGATAGTTATTTTATCATCAGTCAAGAGGCAGATTTAGAAGATATCGCTTTACCTAATATTCCTGCAGGAGAATATACTACCCTAAAATTTGGTGTAGGTATAGATGATGAGAAATACCAACAAGGCGGCGAGGGCCAGGGAGATTTATGGACCCGTGCAGAAGAACATAATTTAACATGGTCATGGACGGCTGGCTACAAGTATATCAATTATGAAGGTACTTTTACTTCTGAAACGGTTACAGAAGAAACCGATTTTAAAGTTCATTTAGGTAGAATTGGAGATTTGGTAAATTATGAGGAAGTTAGTCTAGCTTTACCAACTACTGTAATGGTAAGTGATGAAATGGACGCTAACATTCATTTGAAAATAGATGCCTCGAAAATTTTAGTGGCGACCAATAATCTTAAGTTATCCGAAAAAGCAATTTTAATGACGGATGCAGAAAAAGCACCGTTAGTAGCTGTGAATGCTTCAGAGATGTTTGCTGTGGATCATGTACATAACGGAAACGGACATTAA
- a CDS encoding cytochrome-c peroxidase, which produces MKKILIFFSLLLILSCSNDAEYVAVNEALVFEQPSNFPALVYDLEANPPTEIGFELGKKLFYDGNLSRVGYISCGFCHEQNSAFTHHGHQFSHGVDDLEGTRNTPSIQNMAYMSHFMWDGAIDHLDLFPIAPITNAVEMDETMTNVLAKLAADIEYQQLFSEAFVDGEVTMEYFLKALSQFMVMMVSSNSKYDKYVRNEDGIALSTAEQEGLAVFESNCASCHATDLFTDNSFRNNGLAPNAKLNDTGRYLATSLEVDKYKFKVPSLRNVALTAPYMHDGRFGSLEAVLDFYTDGVVASATLDPELQHNDAIGISLSDTDKIALVAFLNTLTDEEYIDDERFAEF; this is translated from the coding sequence ATGAAAAAAATACTTATTTTTTTTAGTTTGCTCCTGATTCTTTCTTGTTCAAATGATGCCGAATATGTTGCCGTCAACGAGGCTTTAGTTTTTGAGCAGCCTAGTAATTTTCCAGCATTAGTGTATGACTTAGAAGCAAACCCACCTACGGAAATAGGGTTTGAATTAGGTAAGAAATTGTTCTATGATGGAAACCTGTCACGAGTAGGCTATATTTCTTGTGGATTTTGTCATGAACAGAATTCGGCTTTTACGCATCACGGACACCAATTTAGTCACGGAGTAGATGATCTAGAGGGCACAAGGAATACACCTTCCATACAAAATATGGCATATATGTCGCATTTTATGTGGGACGGTGCCATAGATCATTTAGATCTCTTTCCTATAGCTCCAATTACCAATGCAGTAGAAATGGATGAAACGATGACAAATGTCCTTGCTAAATTAGCTGCAGACATCGAGTATCAACAGTTATTTTCGGAAGCTTTTGTAGATGGTGAAGTTACTATGGAATATTTTTTAAAAGCCTTATCTCAGTTTATGGTGATGATGGTTTCTTCCAATTCTAAATATGATAAATATGTTAGGAATGAAGATGGTATTGCACTGTCTACAGCCGAACAAGAAGGTTTGGCTGTTTTTGAAAGTAATTGTGCTTCCTGCCACGCTACAGATTTGTTTACGGATAATAGCTTTAGGAATAATGGTTTGGCACCCAATGCAAAACTAAATGATACCGGACGCTATTTAGCCACCAGTTTGGAAGTTGATAAATACAAGTTTAAAGTGCCTAGCTTGCGTAATGTGGCATTAACGGCACCCTATATGCATGATGGAAGATTTGGGAGTTTGGAAGCCGTATTGGACTTCTATACCGATGGAGTAGTGGCATCTGCTACCTTAGATCCAGAACTTCAGCATAACGATGCTATAGGAATATCATTATCTGATACGGATAAGATAGCGCTAGTTGCTTTTTTAAATACATTAACAGATGAAGAATATATTGATGATGAACGATTTGCAGAATTTTAG
- a CDS encoding tyrosine-protein phosphatase, whose product MFHIFQKKKFLVDLLNGFVDIHNHILPGIDDGAKTVEDSMNLIYEFKQLGVHKFVATPHIMDNYYPNNSKTISQALALLKNELMKKGMTQISIDAAAEHMIDANFDHLLERSEVMPIRNEYLLVEMSYLQASINFEDAIQKIGTSQYFPILAHPERYNYLHKTKKYAQYKQMGILFQLNMLSLGGYYGDSVKKCAYQLLENNQIDFIASDVHRLQHIGELKKIQLNQKTIDYLLPILDRTVNHFS is encoded by the coding sequence ATGTTTCATATTTTTCAAAAGAAAAAATTTTTAGTTGATCTGCTTAATGGTTTTGTTGATATTCATAATCATATTCTTCCTGGAATTGATGATGGTGCAAAAACGGTAGAAGATTCCATGAATTTGATTTATGAATTCAAGCAATTGGGTGTTCATAAATTTGTGGCTACGCCTCATATAATGGACAATTATTATCCAAATAATTCTAAAACTATTTCTCAGGCATTGGCGCTTTTAAAAAATGAGTTGATGAAAAAAGGAATGACTCAAATTTCAATTGATGCTGCTGCGGAACATATGATTGATGCTAATTTTGATCACTTGTTAGAGCGTTCTGAGGTCATGCCTATTCGCAATGAATATTTATTGGTTGAGATGTCTTATTTACAAGCTTCTATTAACTTTGAAGATGCCATTCAAAAAATAGGTACTTCACAATATTTTCCTATACTAGCGCATCCAGAACGTTACAATTACCTGCATAAGACTAAAAAATATGCACAGTACAAACAAATGGGTATCCTATTTCAATTAAATATGTTGTCCCTAGGGGGCTATTATGGTGATTCTGTAAAGAAATGTGCTTATCAACTATTGGAAAATAATCAAATTGATTTTATCGCTTCAGACGTCCATAGACTTCAGCATATAGGTGAACTTAAGAAAATTCAACTCAATCAAAAAACAATTGATTATTTACTTCCAATATTAGATAGAACAGTAAATCATTTTAGTTAA
- a CDS encoding small multi-drug export protein: MIIDYIIAMLWSISPFGEAKVGIPFGMLRGLNIYLVFLLCFSANVLVFPLMMFFLDKINIYFLRWKFYKKSAIYVARKAKVGSGDKIIKYGFWGLIFFVMLPVPGTGVYAGSIATYLFKIEKKKAFLANTIGIFFSSLIVWVTTFLTMKGIS, translated from the coding sequence GTGATCATAGATTATATTATTGCCATGCTATGGAGTATTTCTCCTTTCGGAGAAGCTAAAGTTGGTATTCCTTTTGGCATGCTAAGAGGGTTAAATATTTATTTAGTTTTTTTACTTTGTTTTTCTGCCAATGTTCTTGTATTTCCACTGATGATGTTTTTTTTAGATAAAATCAATATTTACTTTCTACGTTGGAAATTTTATAAAAAATCAGCTATCTATGTTGCTAGAAAGGCAAAAGTGGGCTCTGGTGATAAAATTATTAAATACGGTTTTTGGGGCCTCATATTTTTTGTAATGTTACCCGTGCCAGGAACTGGTGTTTATGCTGGTAGCATAGCTACATACCTATTTAAAATAGAAAAGAAAAAAGCTTTTTTAGCCAATACTATTGGTATCTTTTTCTCTTCGCTAATTGTATGGGTTACTACCTTTTTGACGATGAAAGGGATTTCATAA
- a CDS encoding transporter, whose amino-acid sequence MKNILMMNDLQNFRLQYVYIAFLFSIFGFSEALANDKLPGEDPDPITCLGHFHVLDNVYDFCDTCGCGSSGGSMGYGTGLNNNFIGVRYIGQQYRSRDGIFNDSPWIDENFNTMQLWGNFPVSNRTVVNVIVPYQFHSRKFSDNTTQHINGLGDVSVLAMYNVLKVRPDSIVAIAPEHYVQVGGGVKIPTGTFDKANNTGSVNPSFQLGNGSWDYVLAANYGFNYRNWGISTLFNYSLKTENPKEYQFGNQFNYAVNAFKTYYPANNFTITPIIGVAGELYETNKEYGEEVANTKGDIFLGKVSLEASYSRYALGVVSMLPISQNLNNDKVELKNRLSIYLNVNF is encoded by the coding sequence ATGAAGAATATATTGATGATGAACGATTTGCAGAATTTTAGATTACAGTACGTATACATAGCATTTTTATTTAGCATATTTGGTTTTTCAGAGGCTTTAGCTAATGACAAACTTCCTGGGGAAGATCCAGATCCAATAACATGTTTAGGACATTTTCATGTCTTAGATAATGTATATGATTTTTGTGACACCTGCGGTTGCGGGAGCAGTGGCGGCAGTATGGGCTATGGCACTGGCTTAAATAATAATTTTATAGGCGTAAGATACATCGGGCAACAGTACCGCTCTAGAGACGGAATTTTTAATGACTCTCCATGGATCGATGAAAATTTTAATACCATGCAGTTGTGGGGTAATTTTCCAGTATCAAATAGAACAGTGGTAAATGTGATTGTCCCTTATCAGTTTCACAGCAGAAAATTTTCGGACAATACCACCCAGCATATTAATGGTTTAGGAGATGTAAGTGTTTTGGCAATGTATAATGTATTAAAAGTAAGACCAGATAGTATTGTAGCTATAGCTCCAGAACATTATGTACAAGTAGGAGGTGGGGTAAAAATACCTACAGGAACATTTGATAAGGCAAATAATACCGGTAGTGTTAACCCTAGTTTTCAGTTAGGGAATGGAAGCTGGGATTATGTACTGGCCGCTAATTATGGTTTTAATTATAGAAACTGGGGGATTAGTACTCTTTTTAACTATTCCCTTAAAACAGAGAATCCAAAAGAGTACCAGTTTGGGAATCAGTTTAACTATGCGGTTAACGCCTTTAAAACGTATTATCCAGCAAATAATTTCACCATTACACCTATAATTGGTGTTGCAGGAGAGCTTTATGAAACGAATAAAGAATACGGAGAAGAGGTAGCAAATACTAAGGGCGATATTTTTCTAGGAAAAGTAAGCTTAGAAGCGTCTTATAGTAGGTATGCATTAGGAGTTGTTTCGATGTTGCCTATTAGTCAAAATTTAAATAATGACAAAGTGGAACTAAAAAATAGGTTATCTATTTACTTAAATGTAAATTTTTAG